In the Kaistia algarum genome, one interval contains:
- a CDS encoding CDP-diacylglycerol diphosphatase: protein MPPFQRLCAPALIAVGLLAGPVNGASAEGRACPIVNTLTGRPDPAHFVSPPEANNDDKAPIPCNSCADPANISQKTCGVYRFLNSEACAIGHCADGQGEFVFHKEDGRDFALQYDTRYRNPARFPKARGENCRFLVWATQPVVGIEDTNTFAGRNYWLDAYLASQTLVEPPFPRDDLALAIQPATTRGQHQFHIHIGTLLPAYRTALAGLDPTSTRLSVNGYDFRVRFLKVGSGKTPFEGVDLFSIVRDMLPARATDLPDYGVLAAVTDGGTGIWVLAARRFDRIQLNYRQKEECRLR, encoded by the coding sequence GTGCCGCCGTTTCAGCGCCTTTGCGCGCCCGCCCTGATCGCCGTCGGCCTCTTGGCGGGGCCGGTCAATGGCGCGAGCGCAGAGGGGCGAGCTTGCCCCATTGTCAACACGCTGACGGGTCGGCCCGATCCGGCGCACTTTGTATCGCCGCCCGAGGCCAACAACGATGACAAGGCGCCCATTCCTTGCAATAGCTGCGCGGACCCGGCCAATATTTCGCAGAAGACCTGCGGCGTCTATCGCTTCCTCAACTCGGAAGCCTGCGCGATCGGCCATTGCGCCGACGGTCAGGGCGAGTTCGTCTTCCATAAGGAGGACGGGCGCGACTTTGCCCTGCAATATGACACGCGCTACCGAAATCCCGCGCGCTTTCCGAAGGCGCGCGGCGAGAACTGCCGCTTCCTCGTCTGGGCGACGCAGCCCGTCGTCGGGATCGAGGATACGAACACGTTTGCGGGGCGCAACTATTGGCTGGACGCCTATCTCGCGTCCCAGACCCTGGTCGAGCCGCCCTTCCCGCGCGACGACCTGGCGCTCGCCATCCAGCCGGCGACGACGCGCGGACAGCACCAGTTCCACATCCATATCGGCACGCTGCTGCCGGCCTATCGAACCGCTCTGGCCGGGCTGGATCCGACTTCCACGCGCCTCAGCGTCAACGGCTACGATTTCCGCGTCCGCTTCCTCAAGGTCGGCTCCGGAAAGACGCCGTTCGAGGGCGTCGACCTATTCTCCATCGTCCGCGATATGCTGCCGGCCCGGGCCACCGATCTGCCTGACTATGGCGTGCTGGCCGCGGTGACGGACGGCGGGACCGGGATCTGGGTGCTTGCGGCCAGACGCTTCGACCGCATCCAGCTCAACTACCGGCAGAAAGAGGAATGCCGCCTGCGCTGA
- a CDS encoding nucleoside hydrolase, whose amino-acid sequence MIFLKEAGGSRWNPWLRAALGALLVALSAVTAQSAYAAPAVDKCVVIDTDFDIDDMMAIPIVIGNRHVAAIVTSEGYTMAESGAAALSRLVAEPNERQIPIIIGADTHRTETELRKNWPWLPYFRAAMNRANDWLAAPLTPARRPFHNFVPELSRATANCRKIDVLIIGTYTSFIRYSAALASKLERVVVMGKPIGDPTLKPGKYSFNCGYDLPACKTAMELLANVKTNWVDVPRGSDPLYEPSLNMVERLRADGLPGSLKAALLANQHTWNPTKVPASAGGPGGESLMWDQSAAIYLLHPELFGPVGHHYEPLVLGGSHARTNARLLRIWTRDTNAAAHFR is encoded by the coding sequence ATGATATTCCTTAAGGAGGCCGGCGGATCGCGCTGGAACCCCTGGCTCCGGGCCGCGCTCGGCGCCCTCTTGGTCGCCCTTTCCGCCGTGACGGCACAGTCGGCTTACGCTGCGCCGGCGGTCGACAAATGCGTTGTCATCGACACCGATTTCGACATTGACGACATGATGGCGATCCCGATCGTGATCGGAAACCGCCACGTCGCGGCGATCGTGACGTCCGAAGGGTATACCATGGCCGAATCGGGCGCAGCGGCGCTGTCGCGTCTGGTCGCGGAGCCGAACGAGCGCCAGATACCGATCATCATCGGCGCCGACACGCACCGCACCGAAACCGAACTCCGCAAGAACTGGCCGTGGCTCCCCTATTTCCGTGCTGCCATGAACCGGGCCAATGACTGGCTCGCCGCGCCGCTGACGCCGGCCCGCCGGCCGTTCCACAATTTTGTGCCGGAGCTTTCCCGCGCAACGGCGAACTGCCGGAAGATCGACGTTCTCATCATCGGAACCTACACTTCGTTCATCCGCTACAGCGCCGCTCTGGCGTCGAAGCTGGAGCGCGTCGTGGTGATGGGAAAGCCGATCGGCGACCCGACGCTGAAGCCGGGCAAATATTCGTTCAATTGCGGTTACGACCTGCCGGCCTGCAAGACGGCGATGGAGTTGCTCGCCAACGTCAAGACGAACTGGGTCGACGTTCCGCGCGGAAGCGATCCTCTCTACGAGCCTTCGCTTAACATGGTCGAGCGTCTGCGCGCGGATGGCTTGCCGGGCTCTCTCAAGGCAGCGCTGTTGGCCAATCAGCACACGTGGAACCCGACGAAGGTTCCAGCCTCAGCGGGAGGTCCCGGCGGAGAATCACTGATGTGGGATCAGAGCGCCGCGATCTATCTGCTGCACCCCGAATTGTTCGGTCCGGTTGGACATCACTACGAACCGCTGGTGCTCGGCGGCTCTCACGCCCGCACGAACGCCAGACTGCTTCGGATCTGGACGCGGGATACGAACGCAGCCGCGCACTTCCGGTAA
- a CDS encoding ABC transporter ATP-binding protein encodes MTDLEANGLAEGAAAARRRRVIPSWNGFIQALKDEDGTVGIVTRILRSNFRAHWRGYSISFFFLFIVAGMTSLSAWIMRDVVNQIFVKRDVEMLWALSFTVVGIFVVKGAATYGQMVVQSRIGNRIVAENQKRFYHRVLQFGLGFYNDRASSELIMANSVGAQAIRSVLDTIVVSLGRDLVTLIGLVFVMVYQAPMMSFFALVFAPIAIVGVSRLVKRIRGIARSEFTSATQIIAIVQETVHGSKIVKAFGLHDHMMSRMGTAVDLVEKRANKISQLQARTSPLMETLGGISIGLVIFYAGWSTISDGRTPGEFMSFITALLLAYEPAKRLARMHVGLAESFVAVRALFSVLDTPASVTEVDDKPPIVFSRGDIELDDVHFAYRAKEPVVKGVSLTIGHGKRLALVGPSGGGKSTLLSLIQRFYDVQTGAIRVDGQDIRTVSVSSLRHEIAFVSQDVFLFSGSVLDNIRIGRLDASDAEVERAARDAFAHDFIIAMPNGYDSTVGENGVQLSGGQRQRIAIARAILKNAPILLLDEATSALDSESERVIQIALDKLVQGRTTIVIAHRLSTVVHADQIAVIENGRVLEIGTHGELVRKGGLYEKLYRYQFAEHSPAA; translated from the coding sequence ATGACGGATCTCGAAGCGAACGGACTGGCTGAGGGCGCTGCCGCGGCGCGCCGCAGGCGCGTCATTCCCAGCTGGAATGGCTTTATTCAAGCTCTGAAGGACGAGGACGGCACGGTCGGCATCGTCACGCGCATTCTGCGGAGCAATTTCCGCGCGCATTGGCGCGGTTATTCGATCTCGTTCTTCTTCCTCTTCATCGTCGCCGGCATGACCTCGCTTTCAGCCTGGATCATGCGCGACGTGGTCAACCAGATCTTCGTCAAGCGCGACGTCGAGATGCTCTGGGCGCTGTCGTTCACGGTGGTCGGGATCTTCGTCGTCAAGGGTGCGGCGACCTATGGCCAGATGGTCGTGCAGAGCCGCATTGGCAACCGGATCGTCGCGGAGAACCAGAAGCGATTTTATCATCGCGTCCTGCAGTTCGGGCTGGGATTCTACAATGATCGCGCCTCCAGCGAATTAATCATGGCGAATTCGGTTGGCGCGCAGGCGATCCGTTCGGTGCTCGACACGATCGTCGTCAGCCTCGGCCGCGATCTCGTCACGTTGATCGGCCTCGTCTTCGTCATGGTCTACCAGGCGCCGATGATGTCGTTCTTCGCGCTAGTGTTCGCGCCGATCGCGATTGTCGGCGTTTCGCGGCTGGTGAAGCGCATTCGTGGCATTGCCCGTTCCGAATTCACTTCGGCGACGCAGATCATCGCCATTGTCCAGGAGACGGTGCACGGCTCCAAGATCGTCAAGGCCTTCGGTCTGCACGATCATATGATGAGCCGCATGGGAACGGCGGTCGACCTCGTCGAGAAGCGCGCCAATAAGATATCGCAGCTGCAGGCCCGCACCAGCCCGCTGATGGAGACGCTCGGCGGCATCTCGATCGGCCTCGTCATCTTCTATGCCGGCTGGAGCACGATCTCGGACGGCCGCACGCCGGGCGAGTTCATGTCGTTCATCACCGCGCTGCTGCTTGCCTATGAGCCCGCGAAGCGGCTGGCGCGTATGCATGTCGGCCTTGCCGAGAGCTTCGTCGCCGTGCGCGCGCTGTTCTCGGTCCTCGATACGCCGGCCAGCGTCACCGAGGTCGACGACAAGCCGCCGATCGTCTTTTCGCGCGGCGACATTGAGCTCGACGACGTCCATTTCGCCTATCGCGCCAAGGAGCCGGTAGTGAAGGGCGTCAGCCTGACGATTGGCCACGGCAAGCGCCTCGCGCTCGTCGGCCCGTCGGGTGGCGGCAAGTCGACGCTGCTATCGCTGATCCAGCGTTTCTATGACGTGCAGACGGGTGCGATCCGCGTCGATGGCCAGGATATCCGTACGGTTTCGGTTTCTTCGCTCCGGCACGAAATCGCCTTTGTCAGCCAGGACGTTTTCCTGTTCTCCGGCTCGGTGCTCGACAACATCCGCATCGGCCGGCTCGATGCCTCCGATGCCGAGGTCGAGCGCGCGGCGCGGGATGCCTTTGCCCATGATTTCATCATAGCGATGCCGAACGGCTATGACAGTACGGTCGGCGAGAACGGCGTCCAGCTCTCCGGCGGCCAGCGCCAGCGCATCGCCATCGCCCGCGCGATCCTCAAGAACGCGCCGATACTGCTGCTCGACGAGGCGACTTCGGCGCTCGATTCGGAATCCGAACGCGTCATCCAGATCGCGCTCGACAAGCTGGTGCAGGGCCGCACGACGATCGTCATCGCTCACCGCCTGTCAACCGTGGTGCATGCCGACCAGATCGCCGTGATCGAGAACGGCCGGGTGCTGGAGATCGGCACCCATGGCGAACTGGTGCGCAAGGGCGGCCTCTACGAGAAGCTCTACCGCTACCAATTCGCCGAGCACAGTCCGGCGGCATAG
- a CDS encoding zinc-dependent alcohol dehydrogenase encodes MRAVVINGPKRVAIEEFPDVSPAPGQVSIRVLATGICGTDVEIFDGTMPYFTSGMAHYPVVPGHEWVGEVLACGDGVEGFAAGDRVVGECSVGCMHCAVCLSGRYHQCPNRTETGILGRRGGFAERIEFPALFLHRISKSVPLQAAALIEPAAVAFNGVRLAAVSPRDDVAIFGDGPIGLLLLMMARAFGARRVSVVGATPHRLALAERLGADAAIDVADGRVAERLAEIGDGRRPGVVIEATGNPAAVNAAIAAIAPGGRLILQGLFAGRKADGIDLDRIVTSDIEIRGALGSPGIWPDVIALVETGRVDPGALVTERLKLSEFERGIGLVTSRSAVKVVVEPAL; translated from the coding sequence ATGAGGGCGGTCGTAATCAACGGGCCGAAGCGGGTCGCGATAGAAGAATTCCCCGATGTGTCGCCGGCGCCGGGCCAGGTGTCGATCCGCGTGCTCGCCACCGGGATTTGTGGCACGGATGTCGAGATCTTCGATGGCACCATGCCCTATTTCACTTCCGGCATGGCGCATTATCCGGTCGTTCCTGGCCATGAATGGGTCGGCGAGGTGCTCGCCTGCGGCGACGGCGTTGAAGGCTTCGCGGCGGGTGACCGGGTCGTCGGCGAGTGCAGCGTCGGCTGCATGCATTGCGCGGTCTGTCTCTCCGGCCGCTACCATCAATGTCCGAATCGTACCGAAACCGGGATTTTGGGCCGGCGCGGCGGCTTTGCCGAGCGGATCGAGTTTCCAGCGCTCTTCCTGCACAGGATTTCGAAATCGGTGCCGCTGCAGGCGGCGGCGCTGATCGAGCCGGCGGCGGTGGCCTTCAACGGCGTGCGCCTTGCCGCCGTCTCGCCGCGTGACGATGTCGCCATCTTCGGCGACGGGCCGATCGGGCTGCTGCTTCTGATGATGGCCCGCGCCTTCGGCGCGCGGCGCGTCAGCGTCGTCGGCGCGACGCCGCACCGGCTGGCGCTTGCCGAGCGACTGGGTGCCGATGCGGCGATCGATGTCGCGGATGGGCGTGTCGCCGAGCGGCTGGCCGAGATCGGCGATGGCCGGCGACCCGGTGTGGTGATCGAGGCGACTGGCAATCCTGCGGCCGTCAATGCGGCGATCGCGGCGATCGCGCCCGGCGGCCGGTTGATTCTTCAGGGACTCTTCGCCGGCCGCAAGGCGGACGGAATCGATCTCGACCGGATCGTGACGAGCGACATAGAGATCCGCGGAGCGCTTGGCAGTCCCGGCATCTGGCCGGATGTGATCGCGTTGGTCGAAACGGGCCGCGTCGATCCGGGCGCGCTGGTGACGGAGCGCCTGAAGCTATCCGAATTCGAGCGCGGGATCGGCTTGGTCACGTCGCGTTCGGCCGTCAAGGTCGTCGTCGAGCCGGCGCTCTGA
- the guaD gene encoding guanine deaminase — translation MRRALRGPTLSFRGDPFRLPFEEAVHFRPDALIVIEDGVIVAVEDAATALAALPADIEVDHYPDAILSAGFIDAHVHYPQMQMIGAYGDELLAWLEKYTFVAEQDFADAAHASDVAGRFLRELLRAGTTTAAVYCTVHPGSVEAFFTESERFNTRMIAGKVLMDRNAPEALRDTAETGYEQSKALIERWHGRGRQLYCVTPRFAPSSTEAQLEEAGRLWREHPGTYLQTHLCENRGEIDWVRQLFPERSSYLDVYDHAGLTGPCAIFGHAVYMDETDFACCHRTGSALAHCPTSNLFLGSGLFKMVEARRTDRPVHVALGTDLGAGTAFSQLQTMNEAYKVAKLGGTTLTPAQAFWLATRGAAEALHLDDRLGTIEPGKEADIIVLDPKATPLLEFRSAYCRDLSETLSVLMTLGDDRAIRATYVAGERVYDRERKEAFCYAGEGQTQ, via the coding sequence ATGCGACGCGCCCTTCGCGGACCCACCCTCTCCTTCCGCGGCGACCCCTTCCGCCTGCCCTTCGAGGAGGCCGTGCACTTCCGGCCCGACGCGCTGATCGTGATCGAGGACGGTGTCATCGTCGCGGTCGAGGATGCTGCCACCGCCCTCGCCGCGCTGCCCGCCGACATCGAGGTCGACCACTATCCCGATGCGATCCTCTCGGCCGGCTTCATCGATGCGCATGTTCATTATCCACAAATGCAGATGATCGGCGCCTATGGCGACGAGCTTCTGGCCTGGCTGGAGAAATACACCTTCGTCGCCGAGCAGGATTTCGCCGACGCGGCGCATGCGAGCGACGTTGCCGGACGTTTCCTGCGCGAACTCCTGCGCGCCGGAACGACCACGGCCGCTGTCTATTGCACGGTGCATCCGGGCTCCGTCGAGGCGTTCTTCACGGAGTCGGAGCGCTTCAACACCCGCATGATCGCCGGCAAGGTGCTGATGGACCGCAACGCGCCGGAGGCGCTGCGCGACACCGCCGAGACCGGCTACGAGCAATCCAAAGCGCTGATCGAGCGCTGGCATGGCCGTGGCCGCCAGCTCTATTGCGTGACGCCCCGCTTCGCGCCCTCCTCCACGGAGGCACAGCTGGAAGAAGCCGGCCGGCTCTGGCGCGAGCATCCCGGCACCTATCTGCAGACGCATCTGTGCGAGAATCGCGGCGAGATCGACTGGGTGCGGCAGCTGTTCCCAGAGCGGAGTTCCTATCTCGACGTCTATGACCATGCCGGCCTCACCGGCCCGTGCGCCATATTCGGCCATGCCGTTTACATGGACGAGACCGATTTCGCCTGCTGCCACCGCACCGGCTCGGCGCTCGCCCATTGCCCGACTTCAAACCTTTTCCTCGGCAGCGGCCTCTTCAAGATGGTCGAGGCGCGTCGCACCGACCGGCCAGTGCACGTCGCGCTCGGCACCGATCTGGGTGCCGGCACCGCCTTCTCGCAGCTCCAGACCATGAACGAGGCCTACAAGGTGGCGAAGCTCGGCGGCACGACGCTGACGCCGGCCCAGGCCTTCTGGCTCGCAACCCGCGGCGCCGCCGAGGCGCTGCACCTCGACGATCGTCTCGGCACGATCGAGCCGGGCAAGGAGGCCGACATCATCGTCCTCGACCCGAAGGCGACGCCGCTGCTCGAATTCCGCAGCGCCTATTGCCGCGACCTCTCCGAAACGCTCTCGGTCCTGATGACGCTCGGCGACGACCGCGCCATCCGCGCAACCTATGTGGCCGGCGAGCGGGTCTATGACCGGGAGCGGAAAGAAGCATTTTGCTATGCGGGGGAAGGCCAGACCCAGTGA
- a CDS encoding glycoside hydrolase family 1 protein, giving the protein MAGNKEKTFLWGAASAAYQVEGAWQADGKGLSNWDVYTNLYRVTEPGTGRQQTGNVAINAYDRAQYLSDIQLMRELGLGGYRFSLAWSRILPEGTGRVNAAGLDHYSRFVDDLLEAGLAPMVTLFHWDMPQALEDRGGWSSRDSVGWFRDYAAIVRERLADRVESFITFNEPFIDLFLIEPMVEIARGGFGDPGAITDAQWGRQALPMHHWMLASAETIGDFRAAGYKGEVGLALPLMPTLPEREGAPEDVAAAGLADAVINRWCLDAMFKGRYPDEVMAEFSRRDPQFAAVEADFPILAANRPDFLGVNFYAPAFVRHAAEAPLDFRWGAYNPDPKPQAFNGPVKPEYLKLLLERIRDDYGNPPVYITENGAGFGDSDERFERGLVLDPLRADYISRHIEAALAARAGGVDLRGYMVWSLFDNFEWMQGYDRRFGIIHVDFETQKRTRKQSFETYREIIAKGV; this is encoded by the coding sequence ATGGCCGGAAACAAGGAGAAGACTTTCCTGTGGGGCGCGGCGAGCGCGGCCTATCAGGTCGAGGGCGCGTGGCAGGCGGACGGCAAAGGCCTCTCCAACTGGGACGTCTATACCAATCTCTACCGCGTGACGGAGCCGGGCACGGGCAGGCAGCAGACGGGCAATGTCGCCATCAATGCCTATGACCGCGCGCAATATCTGTCCGATATCCAGCTGATGCGCGAACTGGGTCTTGGCGGCTACCGTTTCTCGCTCGCCTGGAGCCGCATCCTGCCGGAGGGCACGGGGCGGGTGAACGCAGCCGGGCTCGATCATTACAGCCGCTTCGTCGACGATCTGCTCGAGGCAGGCCTCGCGCCGATGGTGACCTTGTTCCACTGGGACATGCCGCAGGCGCTGGAAGATCGTGGCGGCTGGAGCAGCCGGGATTCCGTTGGCTGGTTCCGCGACTATGCCGCCATCGTGCGTGAACGCCTCGCCGACCGGGTGGAGAGCTTCATCACCTTCAACGAGCCGTTTATCGATCTCTTCCTGATCGAACCGATGGTGGAGATCGCCCGGGGCGGCTTTGGCGATCCGGGCGCCATCACCGATGCGCAATGGGGCCGGCAGGCGCTGCCCATGCATCACTGGATGCTGGCGAGCGCTGAGACGATCGGCGATTTCCGCGCTGCCGGATATAAGGGCGAGGTCGGGCTGGCGCTGCCGCTGATGCCGACGCTTCCCGAGCGGGAAGGCGCGCCGGAGGATGTCGCGGCGGCGGGGCTCGCCGATGCCGTCATCAATCGCTGGTGCCTCGATGCGATGTTCAAGGGCCGCTATCCGGACGAAGTCATGGCCGAATTCTCGCGCCGCGATCCGCAATTCGCGGCAGTCGAAGCGGATTTCCCGATCCTCGCCGCCAACCGGCCGGATTTCCTCGGCGTCAATTTCTACGCGCCGGCCTTCGTGCGCCACGCCGCCGAGGCGCCGCTCGACTTTCGCTGGGGCGCCTACAATCCCGATCCGAAGCCGCAGGCCTTCAACGGCCCGGTGAAGCCGGAATATCTGAAATTGCTGTTGGAGCGCATCCGCGACGACTATGGCAATCCGCCGGTCTACATCACCGAGAACGGAGCCGGTTTCGGAGACAGCGACGAGCGCTTCGAGCGCGGCCTCGTCCTCGATCCGCTGCGTGCCGACTATATCAGCCGCCACATTGAGGCGGCGCTTGCTGCGCGTGCCGGCGGCGTCGATCTGCGCGGCTACATGGTCTGGAGCCTGTTCGACAATTTCGAATGGATGCAGGGCTATGACCGCCGCTTCGGCATCATCCATGTCGATTTCGAAACGCAAAAGCGGACAAGGAAGCAGAGCTTCGAGACATATCGGGAAATTATCGCCAAGGGGGTGTAA